In the Candidatus Electrothrix sp. GW3-4 genome, one interval contains:
- a CDS encoding phosphoenolpyruvate carboxykinase domain-containing protein translates to MNTADRQNNRHAQVSSTSVFRLETMKSYLAGLMDQADSAKLMLCSPAIIEPIFNGATRLNPTSLFLNTGSAEDMAYIRQQALNHNEEYPLATTGHTYHFDGPKDQGRDTVNTKYLAYADTPISSLQQKLDHRTGLVEVRMMMDDLMVNKEMIVSFISRGPIGSKVADPTLQLTDSYYVIHSEYLLYRMVGPETFSRDVEEQGYLFINCHSAGELTADHVSADLEERRIYMDVERFRSYSINNQYAGNSIAPKKINHRFANMNNLRRHFGSRLDEHMFITGFDLDGETVYFAGAYPSGCGKTGTAMTGDALIGDDLAKIFIDEESGEVRAVNPEKGMFGIIEGVNRQDDPETMDVLEREGQEVIFSNLLVHDQKPYWQDCGYDIPARGRNFAGEWTKDSGSPMSHKNARFTISLDRLANYDPATEDPKGVKLSCLVFGGRDYTTMPTIVMAHDWMNTVVHGAIIRSATTATELGADGSEKRSPFANEAFFPGPLGQYISHYKAFGENPGIDKDCLPSGFQVNYWLHKSARRELAPGETDGLLGEKQDTKVWMRIMALMHQDKVATIWTPIGLIPKYPDLQRLFSELLDKEYSQELYTQQFSLYIENLIHRIDTSIEEFAQEQGMPDEFFHTLDTWRRDLRALESVIGPVVTPAQVIEYAAAHMP, encoded by the coding sequence ATGAATACAGCTGACCGACAGAACAACCGCCATGCGCAAGTCAGTTCGACAAGCGTTTTCAGATTAGAAACAATGAAAAGCTATCTTGCTGGCCTAATGGACCAAGCCGACTCTGCTAAACTGATGCTCTGTAGTCCAGCTATCATCGAACCTATCTTTAACGGCGCCACCAGACTGAACCCCACATCTCTGTTCCTCAATACCGGTTCAGCAGAGGATATGGCCTATATTAGACAGCAGGCCCTCAACCATAATGAAGAATATCCCCTGGCCACCACGGGCCACACCTACCATTTTGATGGCCCCAAGGATCAGGGACGAGACACCGTCAACACCAAATATCTTGCCTACGCCGACACCCCGATCAGCTCCCTCCAACAAAAACTGGACCACAGAACAGGCCTGGTAGAGGTCCGTATGATGATGGATGATCTCATGGTCAATAAAGAGATGATTGTCTCGTTTATCTCCCGAGGCCCCATCGGCAGCAAGGTTGCGGACCCTACTCTCCAGCTCACGGATTCGTACTACGTCATTCATAGTGAGTACCTGCTCTACCGCATGGTTGGTCCAGAAACCTTTTCCCGTGATGTTGAAGAGCAAGGCTATCTTTTTATCAACTGCCATAGTGCTGGTGAGTTAACGGCCGACCACGTTTCGGCAGACCTCGAAGAACGACGCATTTACATGGACGTAGAACGTTTCCGTTCCTACAGCATCAACAACCAGTATGCGGGCAACTCCATTGCTCCGAAAAAGATCAACCACCGTTTTGCCAATATGAACAATCTACGCCGCCATTTCGGCAGCCGCCTGGATGAACATATGTTCATCACTGGCTTTGATCTTGACGGAGAAACCGTTTATTTTGCCGGAGCCTATCCCAGCGGCTGCGGTAAGACCGGAACCGCAATGACCGGCGATGCCCTGATCGGTGACGATCTTGCCAAAATCTTCATCGATGAGGAGAGCGGCGAGGTCCGGGCAGTAAACCCAGAAAAGGGTATGTTTGGCATCATTGAGGGGGTGAATCGACAGGATGACCCGGAAACCATGGACGTGCTGGAACGGGAAGGCCAAGAGGTCATCTTCTCCAATCTACTGGTTCATGACCAGAAACCATACTGGCAGGACTGCGGCTATGATATTCCCGCAAGAGGGCGTAATTTCGCAGGAGAGTGGACAAAGGACTCTGGGAGCCCCATGTCCCATAAAAATGCCCGCTTCACCATCTCCCTGGATAGGCTGGCCAATTATGATCCAGCCACGGAAGATCCCAAGGGCGTCAAGCTCAGCTGCCTGGTCTTCGGAGGTCGGGATTACACCACCATGCCCACTATCGTCATGGCCCATGACTGGATGAACACGGTTGTCCACGGAGCAATTATCCGTTCCGCCACCACCGCAACAGAGCTCGGTGCCGATGGCAGTGAAAAGCGATCACCCTTTGCCAACGAGGCCTTTTTTCCTGGCCCTTTGGGACAATACATCTCTCATTACAAGGCCTTTGGCGAAAACCCAGGTATTGACAAAGACTGCCTCCCCAGCGGTTTCCAGGTCAACTACTGGCTGCATAAAAGTGCCCGCCGTGAGCTCGCCCCAGGAGAAACAGATGGCCTGCTGGGAGAAAAACAAGACACCAAGGTCTGGATGCGTATCATGGCTCTGATGCATCAGGACAAAGTGGCGACCATCTGGACCCCTATTGGGCTCATCCCAAAATACCCTGACCTGCAACGACTGTTCAGCGAACTGCTTGACAAGGAGTACAGCCAAGAACTCTATACCCAGCAGTTTTCCCTGTACATCGAGAATCTTATCCACCGAATAGATACGTCTATTGAAGAATTCGCCCAAGAGCAGGGAATGCCAGATGAATTCTTCCACACCCTGGACACCTGGAGACGGGATCTGCGCGCCCTGGAATCTGTTATTGGCCCCGTGGTCACCCCGGCGCAGGTGATTGAGTACGCAGCTGCACATATGCCTTGA
- a CDS encoding two-CW domain-containing protein — protein MRENFLNCWEVKDCGREPNGKNVPLHGVCPVSVDFLVDGIHNGKNGGRCCWAFAPGVTKESYDISSYYEKALGCLGCEFYKSVKDTTVLLVRL, from the coding sequence ATGCGCGAAAATTTTTTGAATTGTTGGGAGGTAAAGGATTGCGGAAGAGAACCAAACGGAAAAAATGTCCCTTTACATGGTGTTTGTCCGGTTTCGGTTGATTTTCTTGTGGATGGTATTCATAATGGAAAAAATGGAGGGCGCTGTTGCTGGGCTTTTGCTCCTGGCGTCACAAAAGAGAGTTATGACATCTCCAGTTACTATGAAAAGGCGCTAGGATGCCTTGGGTGTGAATTCTACAAATCAGTTAAAGATACAACTGTATTGCTTGTTCGATTATAA
- a CDS encoding cobalamin-dependent protein (Presence of a B(12) (cobalamin)-binding domain implies dependence on cobalamin itself, in one of its several forms, or in some unusual lineages, dependence on a cobalamin-like analog.) yields the protein MKFKLIYPKWPKLDRQTEFHLPPHGPVVFAAALPDFIDVDFVDENLEEIDFDDPVDFVGISMMLTVQVKRGWEIADRYRKQGTKVIFGGIATMLHAEETMQHADAVFLGEAEGRMEQVLSDFRKGCLQPCYDFINNQPDIALVGPARRDILNRRLYNHKGVQMVDLVHASRGCRFNCYPCAVAYLGGRKFRPRPVDKVVEELSGIENNRLFLVDNSLAQDTAWEMDLFREMIPLKKNWCCHPIEDKPEVLELAAQAGAWYVYQAVFDTSDYIKERIKRYHDYGIGVEGTILLGLDNHTEDFIKRLIDFLLEIELDLAEFTVLTPFPHTKAYTELHEQKRILFSDWDAYSADKVVYQPKHMAPERLQELLDYAWNTFYQEESQSIKMARLFKEVVKREMADNTFVPRDRSLSGQSFGKTLQDTP from the coding sequence ATGAAATTCAAATTGATCTATCCCAAATGGCCCAAACTGGACAGGCAGACCGAGTTCCACCTGCCCCCGCACGGCCCTGTGGTCTTTGCCGCTGCCTTGCCTGACTTTATTGACGTCGATTTTGTCGATGAAAATCTGGAAGAGATTGACTTTGACGATCCAGTGGATTTTGTCGGCATATCCATGATGCTCACCGTGCAGGTCAAACGGGGCTGGGAAATCGCAGACCGCTATCGCAAGCAAGGCACCAAGGTCATCTTTGGTGGAATTGCTACCATGCTCCATGCCGAGGAAACCATGCAGCATGCAGATGCCGTTTTTCTCGGCGAGGCCGAAGGCCGGATGGAACAGGTCCTGTCGGATTTCAGAAAGGGATGCCTCCAACCCTGCTATGATTTTATCAATAACCAGCCTGATATTGCTTTGGTAGGACCAGCCCGACGGGACATCCTCAACCGCAGGCTCTATAACCATAAGGGCGTGCAGATGGTCGATCTGGTTCATGCCTCCCGGGGCTGTCGCTTCAACTGCTACCCCTGCGCGGTTGCCTACCTGGGGGGAAGGAAGTTCCGACCCCGCCCTGTGGATAAGGTAGTGGAGGAGCTCAGCGGGATTGAGAACAACCGCCTCTTTCTCGTGGATAACTCCCTGGCCCAGGATACGGCCTGGGAGATGGATCTGTTCCGCGAGATGATCCCACTGAAAAAGAATTGGTGCTGTCATCCCATTGAGGATAAGCCCGAGGTGCTGGAGCTGGCAGCCCAGGCCGGGGCCTGGTACGTCTATCAGGCCGTGTTTGACACCTCTGATTACATCAAGGAGCGAATCAAACGCTACCATGATTACGGAATAGGGGTAGAAGGAACTATTCTGCTAGGATTGGATAACCACACAGAGGATTTTATCAAACGACTGATCGATTTTCTCCTGGAAATCGAGCTGGATCTGGCTGAGTTTACCGTCCTCACCCCCTTTCCGCACACCAAGGCCTACACCGAGCTCCATGAGCAGAAACGCATCCTCTTCTCTGATTGGGATGCGTATTCTGCTGACAAGGTGGTCTATCAGCCCAAACATATGGCCCCGGAAAGGCTCCAGGAACTGTTGGATTATGCCTGGAATACCTTTTATCAGGAGGAAAGCCAGTCCATCAAGATGGCCAGGCTCTTCAAGGAGGTTGTGAAACGGGAGATGGCAGACAACACCTTTGTCCCCCGAGACCGGAGCCTGAGCGGCCAATCCTTTGGTAAAACCTTGCAGGACACCCCATGA
- the recR gene encoding recombination mediator RecR produces the protein MQVVPPALERLMSDLTRLPGIGQKTASRLALYLLRRPPAEALNLSASLAELHSSIQLCSRCFAFSENDPCRICEDARRNNRLVCVVEEPGDLLAIEKTGAFRGVYHILHGVLAPMEGIGPDELKIRELFQRVRSQGIEEILIATSSTVPGEATASYLIDHLSGLPVKVTRLACGIPMGMDIKYADEHTLSRAIESRQFIEK, from the coding sequence ATGCAGGTTGTTCCCCCGGCACTGGAACGGCTGATGAGCGATCTGACCCGGTTGCCGGGTATCGGTCAGAAGACCGCCTCCCGACTTGCTCTCTACCTCCTGCGCCGTCCTCCTGCCGAGGCCCTCAATCTCTCAGCAAGTCTGGCTGAGCTCCATTCATCTATTCAGCTTTGCAGCCGTTGTTTTGCCTTTTCCGAGAACGATCCCTGTCGTATCTGTGAGGATGCCCGCCGCAATAACCGCTTGGTTTGCGTGGTGGAGGAACCCGGTGATCTGCTGGCCATTGAAAAAACCGGTGCCTTTCGCGGGGTGTACCATATTCTCCACGGGGTTTTGGCTCCTATGGAGGGCATCGGACCGGATGAGCTCAAGATTCGTGAGCTCTTTCAGCGGGTACGAAGCCAGGGGATTGAGGAGATTCTGATCGCGACCAGCTCCACAGTACCGGGCGAAGCTACTGCCTCCTACCTGATTGATCATTTGTCGGGTTTGCCGGTCAAGGTGACCCGCCTTGCCTGCGGTATACCTATGGGGATGGACATCAAGTATGCAGACGAACATACGCTCTCAAGAGCTATAGAATCCAGGCAGTTTATAGAAAAATGA
- a CDS encoding AMP-binding protein — protein MTQQNTEQFFRELLTGPKFPAKEYTRGGSSFAQVYALAADLLAFFAQTDSQEKPVCLAADDKAVIAAALLASLAGGPSLLLPYALSASSLARMQEVTGFQRAITDTERELPPGVQAVRPHRPSLTGEQEVKPLISPQTPISPQAELLKIFTGGSTGTPKVWSKSGENIFGEALFHAQRYRVSQRDCIMATVPPWHIYGLLFSVVLPLVSSATVLNATPSFPNEVVETAAKHQVTIFASVPAHYRVLREKELGLRLAFSSAGMLEENDNTAFCHHNAAGVIEVYGSTETGGIATRNRSQGQELFTPFSTIDWKIVLNCLAVRSPYISPDLPVDEQGFFLANDRAEATGTDGFLLKGRSDAVVKVGGKRVDLDEIAALIKKGSNVTDCLVTALPEPGGRSQRIAALLQGEGINKEQIKKTLEGSLEPYALPRLLKIVAALPVKQNGKYDWPAITRLLKNA, from the coding sequence ATGACGCAGCAGAATACCGAACAATTTTTTCGGGAGCTGCTGACAGGCCCAAAATTTCCTGCCAAAGAGTATACCCGTGGCGGCAGCAGTTTTGCCCAGGTCTATGCTCTGGCTGCTGACCTGCTGGCCTTTTTTGCCCAGACCGATAGCCAGGAGAAACCCGTCTGTCTGGCGGCAGATGATAAGGCGGTGATAGCAGCGGCCCTACTGGCCTCCCTGGCCGGAGGCCCTTCCCTACTCCTGCCTTACGCCCTTTCTGCAAGCAGTCTGGCCCGGATGCAGGAGGTGACAGGTTTCCAACGTGCCATTACTGATACAGAGCGGGAGCTCCCTCCTGGGGTCCAGGCAGTGCGTCCGCACCGCCCTTCGTTGACAGGAGAGCAGGAGGTCAAGCCTCTCATTTCCCCTCAGACTCCTATTTCCCCGCAGGCAGAGCTGCTGAAGATCTTTACCGGTGGTTCCACCGGTACCCCCAAGGTCTGGTCAAAAAGCGGAGAAAATATCTTTGGCGAAGCCCTCTTCCATGCCCAGCGATATAGGGTTTCCCAGCGGGACTGCATCATGGCAACGGTTCCGCCCTGGCATATCTACGGACTCCTCTTCTCGGTGGTGCTTCCTTTAGTCTCCTCGGCAACCGTGCTCAATGCAACGCCTTCCTTTCCCAACGAGGTCGTTGAGACCGCAGCGAAGCATCAGGTGACAATCTTTGCCAGTGTACCCGCCCATTATCGGGTGCTGCGAGAAAAAGAGCTGGGCTTACGCCTGGCCTTTTCCTCAGCTGGCATGCTGGAGGAAAACGATAATACGGCCTTCTGTCATCATAACGCTGCTGGAGTAATTGAGGTCTATGGCTCTACTGAGACTGGGGGGATTGCCACCCGGAACCGGTCCCAAGGTCAAGAGTTGTTCACCCCCTTCTCAACCATTGACTGGAAGATCGTCCTCAATTGCCTGGCCGTGCGTTCTCCCTATATCTCGCCGGATCTGCCCGTTGATGAGCAGGGCTTCTTCCTGGCCAATGATCGGGCCGAGGCAACGGGAACTGATGGTTTCCTCCTCAAGGGCAGAAGCGATGCCGTGGTGAAAGTCGGGGGCAAGCGGGTGGATCTTGATGAAATCGCCGCCCTCATCAAAAAAGGATCCAACGTAACTGATTGCCTTGTCACAGCCCTGCCAGAGCCCGGAGGGCGTAGTCAACGCATAGCTGCCCTGCTTCAGGGAGAGGGCATCAATAAGGAGCAAATTAAAAAGACGCTTGAAGGCTCTCTGGAGCCCTATGCCCTGCCCCGCCTACTCAAAATCGTCGCTGCTCTCCCTGTAAAGCAGAACGGGAAATATGACTGGCCTGCTATTACCCGTCTGCTGAAGAATGCCTGA
- a CDS encoding YbaB/EbfC family nucleoid-associated protein — translation MNISDMMQQAKEFQKKMGDMQEELATKTVTGSAGGGMVTTTMNGRGELVGLTIEPGIVNVDEMDMLQDLIVAAVNDGARKAAEMGKGEMSKLTGGLNIPGLS, via the coding sequence ATGAATATTTCAGATATGATGCAGCAGGCAAAGGAATTCCAGAAAAAAATGGGAGATATGCAGGAGGAGTTGGCGACCAAAACCGTTACCGGCTCTGCGGGCGGGGGCATGGTCACGACCACCATGAACGGTCGGGGCGAGCTGGTCGGCCTTACCATTGAACCTGGGATCGTGAACGTTGATGAGATGGATATGCTTCAGGACCTGATTGTTGCTGCGGTTAACGATGGTGCCCGTAAGGCAGCTGAAATGGGCAAGGGCGAGATGTCCAAGCTGACCGGAGGCCTCAATATTCCGGGCCTGTCCTAA
- a CDS encoding FAD/NAD(P)-binding oxidoreductase, with translation MKKLVILGAGCAGTMVANNLRKKLDRDEWSITVIDKDDKHIYQPGLIFIPFGMYKPEEIVRTRSEFIGKGINFVIDEIIGVDTETQVVETTAGKYEYDKVIVCSGVSLAPEEIPGMMDGWQTKVFDFYTLEGAINLEKKLRSFKSGKMVLDIAEFPYKCPVAPLEFVYLADWYFTERGVRDDIEIHFVTPMTGAFTKPKASAYFTKMMHDKNIKVTADFILAEVDCNDNKLISASGDEIEWDLLVSIPPNVGARYLVNSEVAMDEVGYVKTNNHTLQAENHKNMYVLGDNTTIPTSKAGSVAHFSAEIMVENFMREINDEPVRPDYDGHSNCFIETGFGKASLIDFNYEYEPLPGKFPLPGLGPFSLLGDTKANHWGKMMFKWVYWNKLLTGEELPLEAQMSLAGKVQE, from the coding sequence ATGAAAAAGTTGGTTATTCTTGGAGCGGGCTGTGCAGGAACAATGGTTGCAAATAATTTGCGCAAAAAGCTGGATCGTGACGAATGGTCAATCACGGTCATTGATAAAGATGACAAACATATTTATCAGCCCGGCCTGATCTTTATTCCTTTTGGCATGTACAAGCCCGAAGAAATTGTTCGCACCCGTAGCGAGTTTATCGGCAAGGGGATCAACTTTGTCATTGATGAGATCATCGGCGTTGACACGGAGACGCAAGTCGTTGAGACCACAGCGGGTAAATATGAATACGACAAAGTCATCGTTTGTTCCGGTGTGAGTTTGGCCCCGGAAGAGATTCCAGGCATGATGGACGGCTGGCAGACCAAGGTCTTTGATTTTTACACCCTGGAAGGGGCGATAAATCTGGAAAAGAAACTGCGCAGCTTTAAAAGTGGTAAGATGGTGCTGGATATTGCCGAATTTCCCTATAAATGTCCGGTTGCCCCGTTGGAATTCGTTTACCTTGCTGACTGGTATTTTACCGAGCGAGGGGTCCGTGATGATATTGAAATCCATTTTGTCACCCCCATGACTGGCGCCTTTACCAAACCCAAGGCATCCGCCTACTTTACCAAGATGATGCACGACAAGAACATCAAGGTTACAGCGGATTTTATCCTTGCCGAGGTTGACTGCAACGATAACAAGCTTATTTCCGCATCAGGTGATGAAATTGAATGGGATCTGCTGGTTTCCATTCCACCCAATGTGGGAGCGCGCTATCTGGTCAATTCCGAGGTTGCTATGGATGAGGTCGGTTACGTTAAGACGAATAACCATACCTTGCAGGCGGAAAATCACAAAAATATGTATGTCCTTGGGGATAATACAACCATACCTACCTCCAAGGCCGGTTCAGTTGCCCATTTTTCCGCAGAAATCATGGTAGAGAACTTTATGCGGGAGATCAATGATGAGCCGGTTCGACCCGACTATGACGGACATTCCAACTGCTTTATTGAAACCGGCTTTGGTAAGGCCTCTCTCATTGACTTCAACTATGAGTACGAGCCGCTGCCTGGTAAATTCCCCCTGCCTGGTCTCGGACCCTTTTCTCTCCTTGGCGACACCAAGGCCAATCATTGGGGCAAGATGATGTTCAAATGGGTCTACTGGAACAAACTGTTGACTGGTGAGGAATTGCCGCTTGAGGCCCAGATGTCTCTTGCGGGTAAGGTTCAGGAATAA
- a CDS encoding DUF1641 domain-containing protein — translation MTNEEKILARLDELTEEVREAKRAVRPYVELKQELEPLVHSMVHEATARLSGLDKNVELEDVGDMVGQSLASSGNIAEALKTLNSIMDFKRDFEPYSKDMFQELALRLQTAFQGFEGENLQELIRQFIVNMGNMAEMMKLLSSFMDMRRDVAQLGGPVVDDMIERLDSLKKRGLFDDFERMMEIGERVSTRVKAIDLDEVKPVKGIFGMMSAMKRPEVQEGLGILLELAAVMSVLKRPAEQSSQECCSKAA, via the coding sequence ATGACCAATGAAGAGAAGATTCTCGCTCGCCTTGATGAACTCACAGAGGAAGTGCGGGAAGCAAAACGTGCTGTCAGACCCTATGTGGAGCTGAAGCAGGAGTTGGAACCTCTGGTCCATTCAATGGTCCATGAGGCCACAGCACGCCTGAGTGGTCTGGATAAAAATGTGGAACTGGAAGATGTCGGAGACATGGTCGGCCAGTCCCTGGCATCCAGCGGCAACATTGCTGAGGCTCTCAAGACCCTGAACAGTATTATGGACTTTAAAAGGGATTTTGAGCCATACAGCAAGGATATGTTTCAGGAACTGGCCCTTCGCCTGCAAACCGCTTTCCAGGGCTTTGAAGGAGAAAATCTCCAGGAACTGATCAGGCAGTTCATCGTCAATATGGGGAATATGGCCGAGATGATGAAGTTGCTTAGTTCTTTTATGGACATGAGACGGGATGTTGCCCAGTTGGGCGGGCCAGTTGTTGACGATATGATTGAGCGTCTGGATAGCCTCAAGAAACGCGGTTTGTTTGATGACTTTGAGCGGATGATGGAGATCGGCGAGCGGGTCAGCACCAGGGTTAAGGCAATTGACCTTGACGAAGTCAAACCGGTTAAGGGTATTTTTGGCATGATGTCTGCCATGAAACGCCCAGAGGTACAGGAAGGGCTTGGCATTCTGCTTGAATTGGCAGCGGTTATGTCGGTTCTGAAACGGCCCGCAGAACAATCTTCCCAGGAATGCTGTTCAAAAGCAGCCTGA
- a CDS encoding DegV family protein, which yields MPELRSCFTAGYACLAAWADLLDRINVFPVADGDTGTNLRISLTPLRDSKQDNATIRALLTRRAIGNSGNIAVAFFREFCLAEQVRELAEQAAIGREKAWQAVASPCKGTMLSVFDSLVTSLTSQTLSDLSSLYPHVLPELQKAVRSTQEHLPSLQKAGVVDAGALGMYIYFEGFLRALTVQIGKADPILSAFAGQLDIQSSFFRSEPAADTSKRRQYCVNAVLHKDEHIDSGTPEISPVATLNTLGESVVVLEDESQLKVHIHTDEPEQLRQSLASFVSVIHWEAEEMREPRKVSTIQGDQGSKNFPASHQSFHILTDAAGSLTRETAAQYGITLLDSYIIAGENVRPESLCEPAEIYSRQRKGDRVTTAQASSFERYQYYESLVQQFGPCLYLSVGSSFTGNYAAAMSWKKEHDPDELLTVIDTGTASGRLALITLLTARYAQQANKSNEKNEVLAYTHALIEECREYVFIDELKYLVAGGRVSKAGGFFGDLFGVKPIVSPINNTVQKMGVARNRKGQLAFAQEKLRKQAAGTTPPLILLQYSDNEEWLRETVQQQAREQLPQAEVLVTPLSLSSGVHMGPGTWAIAFAPQRPVS from the coding sequence ATGCCTGAACTCCGCTCCTGTTTTACTGCTGGCTATGCCTGTCTTGCTGCCTGGGCCGATCTCCTGGACCGGATTAATGTTTTTCCCGTGGCAGACGGAGACACAGGTACCAATCTTCGGATCAGCTTAACCCCACTGCGTGATTCAAAACAGGATAACGCAACCATCCGTGCTCTGCTGACCCGCCGGGCCATAGGTAATTCCGGTAATATTGCGGTCGCCTTTTTTCGGGAATTTTGCCTGGCTGAACAGGTTAGAGAGCTTGCCGAGCAAGCAGCCATTGGCAGAGAAAAGGCCTGGCAGGCCGTTGCAAGCCCTTGCAAGGGGACCATGCTTTCCGTCTTTGACAGCCTTGTTACAAGCCTTACCTCCCAAACGCTCTCTGATCTCTCCTCGCTCTACCCTCACGTCCTGCCAGAGCTGCAAAAGGCAGTCCGCTCCACCCAGGAACACCTGCCATCCCTGCAAAAAGCCGGGGTGGTGGATGCCGGGGCCCTGGGGATGTACATCTATTTTGAAGGATTCCTCAGGGCATTGACTGTTCAGATAGGCAAGGCAGATCCGATTCTTTCCGCCTTTGCGGGCCAGCTGGATATTCAAAGCTCTTTTTTTAGATCAGAGCCCGCAGCGGACACAAGCAAAAGAAGGCAATACTGTGTGAATGCGGTTCTTCATAAGGATGAACACATCGATTCTGGAACTCCTGAGATCAGCCCTGTTGCTACCCTTAATACCCTGGGAGAAAGCGTGGTTGTGCTTGAGGATGAATCCCAGCTCAAGGTCCACATTCACACGGATGAACCGGAACAACTTCGCCAGAGTCTTGCATCCTTTGTCAGCGTGATTCATTGGGAAGCCGAAGAAATGAGAGAGCCCCGTAAGGTTTCCACCATTCAAGGGGATCAGGGATCGAAAAACTTCCCAGCCAGCCACCAATCTTTTCATATCCTTACTGATGCAGCAGGGTCACTGACTCGGGAGACCGCTGCACAGTACGGCATCACGCTTCTGGACAGCTATATTATCGCTGGTGAAAATGTCCGCCCGGAAAGCCTCTGCGAACCAGCAGAAATCTACTCTCGGCAACGCAAGGGTGACAGAGTCACTACCGCTCAGGCTTCCTCTTTTGAGCGGTACCAATATTACGAGAGCCTTGTCCAACAATTCGGCCCCTGCCTGTATCTCTCGGTGGGTTCATCCTTTACCGGCAATTATGCCGCAGCAATGTCCTGGAAAAAAGAGCATGATCCTGACGAGCTCCTCACGGTTATCGATACAGGCACTGCCTCGGGACGTCTTGCCCTCATCACTCTGCTCACAGCTCGCTATGCACAACAAGCCAACAAATCGAATGAGAAGAATGAGGTGCTTGCTTACACTCATGCCCTCATAGAGGAATGCCGGGAATATGTCTTTATTGATGAGTTGAAATATTTGGTTGCTGGTGGAAGGGTCTCCAAGGCTGGAGGTTTTTTCGGAGATCTGTTCGGGGTCAAACCCATTGTCAGCCCCATCAATAATACCGTGCAGAAGATGGGTGTTGCTCGCAATAGAAAGGGGCAACTCGCCTTTGCCCAGGAGAAATTACGGAAACAGGCAGCGGGAACCACTCCCCCGCTGATTCTGCTCCAGTACTCGGACAATGAGGAATGGCTACGGGAAACCGTGCAACAGCAGGCTCGGGAACAGCTACCGCAGGCGGAGGTCCTCGTCACACCATTATCACTGTCCTCCGGGGTACATATGGGCCCAGGAACCTGGGCCATAGCCTTTGCCCCGCAACGCCCTGTGAGCTGA